A region of the Nitrospira sp. genome:
ATCGAGTTGGTGAAGAGTCATGACGACATCGAACATCCAGCCGTTCGCGGAGTCCTGAAGTATCTCAACATCAACGACGGCCTGGAGATTCACCACGACGGAGACCTGCCGGCCCGCACGGGGTTGGGATCGAGCTCGTCGTTCACGGTCGGCCTGCTCCACACGCTGTACGCGCTGCAGCACATCATGCCCAGCAAGGACCAGCTGGCCCAAGCAGCCATCCACGTCGAGCAGAACGTGCTGGGCGAAGCCGTCGGATGCCAGGATCAGGTCCTCGCGGCGCATGGCAGTCTCTGCAAGGCCACGTTTTTTCCGAACGGAGAGATCGGCCATACCCCCATCATCATGCAGCCCGACCGGCTTGCCGCTTTCCAAAGCCACCTGCAGCTCTACTTCACGGGCTTCTCCCGAATTGCCTCGGAAGTGGCGCGGGAGCAGATCGATCGCACGAAGCAACGCACAGCCGAACTGTTTGCCATGTTGCAGATGGTGGAGGAGGGCATCGCAATCCTCACCGGCGGCGGCGATCTGGCTGCGTTTGGAACCCTGCTCCATGAAGGCTGGATGCTCAAGCGGCGCCTGACGTCACGGATCACGACTCCGGCCATCGACGAGATTTACACGGCGGCAAGAGCGGCCGGCGCACTGGGCGGAAAGTTGCTGGGCGCCGGAGGCGGGGGGTTCATGCTCCTGTTTGCCAAGCCCGAGGACCATGAGCGGATTCGCCTGGCGCTGCCCGGGTTGTTACAGGTTCCGTTTAAGTTTGAGGGTCTGGGGACACAGATCGTGTTTTATCAGGAAGATCATCTCATGCTCGACGACGTGTGGGCGCAGCACTCGGCGGATACGGCCTCCCAGTTGAAGGCCGCGTTACTCGGAAAGGCGGCGTGACAATGGGCCGGTTCGCGGACTGCGATGTGGTCGTTCTATGCGGGGGACTCGGTACACGCCTGCAATCGGTCGTGGCGGATCGCCCGAAATCGATGGCGGAGATTCATGGCCGCCCGTTTGTGGCGTGCCTCGTCGAACATTTCCTGCGGCACGGCGCCCGGCGATTCATTTTCAGCACCGGATATAAGGGCGACATGATCGAGGACTGGTTTGGGCGCCATCGCGGCGGGTATGAAACTCTGTTCGTCCGCGACCCCGCTCCGCTGGGGACGGGCGGAGCGGTCGCGCAAGCCATGAAGCTCGTTCGCAGTAATCCATTTTTGGTGCTGAACGGAGACTCGCTCTGTGAGCTCGATCCGGAGCGACTCCTGCGATTCCATACCCGTAAACGCGCTCGCGTGACGATCGCGGTCACGCCAGCCGATACACGCGAAGATACCGGAGCCGTCACGTTAGGGGAGGACGACCGCCTCCTGTCCATGGTGGAGAAGCCGCGCCGCAGAATGACGGGTTATCACAACGCCGGCATCTATCTGTTCGATCGTACCGTCGAAGCGTTGTTTCCGAAGAGTCATTCCTGGTCCCTGGAGCGCGAGTTACTTCCGCTGCTGATCACCGAACCCTGCTATGGATTCGTCACAGCCAGCCCCCTGTACGACATCGGCACCCCAGAACGCCTCGCGCATTTTCGCGAAGTCTGGAAAGATCCGTCGGTCCATTATCCGGTCATGTCCATGAATCAGGAACAAGGATCGCTGCTGTAATGGCTCATCAGACAGTCCCGGCTTCACAGACACCAGGCCGATTGGCATTTTCAGCGCGGGGCGAGCGCCTGATCGGGCAGGAGATGTTTCGGGTCATGGATCGAGCTCAAGCGCTGGAGCGGCAGGGGCACCGCATCTATCACCTGGAACTCGGGAGTCCCCGCATGGCTCCGCCGGGTGAGATCGTCGACGGCACCGTCCAGGCGCTCCGCGAGAAACAGCTGGGGTACGCGCCGATGGCCGGCGTGAAGGAATTACGTGCCGCCTTGGCGGCTCGATATACCTCGTTAACGGGCGAGGCGTTGACGGACTCCCAGGTCGTGATCAGCCCGGCGAATCTCCTGATTCACCAGTTTCTGGACATCACCTGCAATCCCGGCGACCGCGTGGTGCTGTTCACGCCGGCGTTCCCCTCCTACTGGGCCGCTGCGGCGCATCAGGGACTCCAGGTCAGGCCGGTGCTGCTGTCTGAGCGCGACGGATTTCACCTGACCCGACAGGCTATCGATGACGCGCTGGCTGCCGAACCAACAGCGATTGTCGTCAACAATGCCAACAACCCGACGGGGGCCCTATACGATCCGATGATCCTGCGCGCGCTTGCGGAGCGTTGTGAAGAGGCGGGGATCTGGCTGTTAAGCGATGAAACCTACGCCGATCTGACCTTCGATGGCTCGTTCTTTACCCTCGCCTCGGCGCAAGCCGGATATGTCGTGGCGATGTCGTCTTTTTCAAAAGTATGTTCGATCCCGGGCTTTCGCACCGGATATGCCTTTGCTCATGAGGCGGTGGCGGCGAAACTCGCGCTCTCGAATTCGACCCTCTATTCCTGTCTCCCTCTGTTCACTCAACTGGGTTGCCTCGCCGGCATGAAGGTGTTCGACGCGTATGCCAGCGAGGTTCGATCACGGGGCGCCCGGCTGATCGGATCCTGCCATAACCGCATCAATCGCTCCGGCATCCTGCATTGTCACAAGCCGGAGTCCGGGTTCTATTTGTTTGTCGATATCGCGCGCACCGGACTCGATGACATGACGTTTTGCCGCCGACTGCTGGACGATCACCAGACGGCGGTCACCCCGGGACGTAGTTTCGGCGAGGCCTACGCGTCGTTCATTCGCATTGCCGTGTGCGGGCAGGAAGAGGATGTGGACGAAGGCCTGTCGCGCACGATCGCCTTTGCGCAACAACTGGGAGGTTGCCGTGTCCAAGCCGCTTGACGTGTTGCTGGTCACCCCGCCCAGCCGGGTGCAGGTCTACCAGGACCTGAGCCAAGACCTGGCCGCCATTGAACCACCGGTCTGGTCGGGTTTGATCGCGACGTTCTTGCGCCAACACAGCTGCTCCGTTGCCATTCTGGATGCCGAGGCAGAGGGGTTGAACCACCAGCAGACGGCGGAGCGGATCGCCGTCATCGCGCCGCGACTGGCAGTCTTCGTGATCTATGGGCAACAACCCTCCGCGTCCACGCAATGTATGCCGGCCGGCCGGAAGGTGTGCGAAATCCTCAATACACTGGCCGATATTCCCACGCTCGTCATGGGAACGCACCCCTCGGCACTGCCGAAACGGACCCTGTTGGAAGAACCGTATACCTATGTCTGCCAGGGAGAAGGCCCCTCCACGATTCTCGGTCTGGTGATCGCCCTACGCGCGCCTCAACATTCGCTCCGCGAGGTTCCCGGCCTCTGGCACATGGAGCAGGGGGTGCCGGTCGGGAATGCTCCGGCCCAATTGCTGACGAATCTGGATCGCGAGTTGCCGGGGCAGGCCTGGGATCTCCTCGATATGACCCGGTATCGCGCCCACAACTGGCACTGTTTCGGGAATCTGGAAGCGCGTGCGCCCTATGCGTCGCTGCAGACCAGTTTGGGTTGCCCGTTTACCTGCTCTTTCTGCTGCATTAATGCGCCTTTCGCCACGCCGATGTTGCGAGCCTGGAGCCCGGACAACGTCATTGCGCAGATCGACCGGCTGGTCCAGGACTATGGTGTCAGTAATATCAAGATCCCCGATGAAATGTTTGTGCTGAACCGGCGGCATGTCATCGGCATCTGCGATCGCATCATCGAACGAGGATACCGGCTCAATATCTGGGCCTACGCCCGCGTGGACACGGTCCAGGATGAAGTGCTGGCGAAACTCGCGCGGGCGGGATTCACCTGGCTGGGGCTCGGGATCGAATCCGGAAGCCAGCATGTCCGCGACGGCGTCGAAAAAGGCCGCTTCGGGGAACGGGACATTGTAACGACGGTCGACAAGATTCGCTCGTACGGCATTCATGTGGCGGCCAACTATATCTTTGGCCTACCCGACGACACGATGGAGAGCATGCGCGCCACGTTGGACCTGGCCCTCACGCTCAATACGGAGTGGGCCAACTTCTACTGTGCGATGGCGTACCCCGGTTCACCGCTGTACACGCTGGCGAAGCAGAAACAGTGGGCTCTGCCCGATGACCAGGGGGGCCCCGGATGGATCGGGTACGCACAACATGCCTACGACTGCCGTCCCTTGCCGACCGACCATCTCACGGCGACGCAGGTCCTGGCATTCCGGGATCGGGCTTTTATCGAGTATTTCACGCATCCACAGTATCTGAACATGTTGCACCGCACGTTCGGCCCGCACGTCGCGACACACGTTGCGGACATGTGCCGGCGCCAGGTCCGGCGCCGGTATCAGGATGAGGCCACGAATGCAGCTGCCTAGCGGGAGAGAGGGGAAAGGAACGGTCATGATCAAGGTTGCGGACTACATCATCCATACATTGGCGGAACGGGGAATCGACAAGATGTTCGTGGTCTACGGCGCGGCGAACGGCGACCTCATCGATGCGTTCACCCGCACCGCCGCCACGGAATATGTCGCCGTCATGCATGAGCAGGCCGGCGGGTTTGCAGCCGAGGCCTATGCCAAGGTGAAGGGCGTGCCCGGTGTCGCCATCGCCACGAGCGGACCGGGCGGGATGAATCTCCTCACGGCGATGGGGAACTGCTTTTATGACTCCGTGCCCTGCGTGTTTCTGACCGGCCAGATCAACTCCCGGTTTCTCCGGCCCGACCCCGCCATTCGCCAGATCGGATTCCAGGAGACGGACATCGTCGCCATGGCGGCTCCGGTCACGAAGTACGCCAAGATGATCGTCAAGCCCGAAGACGTGCGATATGAATTGGAGAAGGCGCTGTGGCTCTGCCAGGAAGGACGGCCGGGACCGGTGCTGCTGGATATTCCCCTCGATGTCCAAAAGACACTGATCGATGCCAAACAGCTCATCGGGTTTGAGCCTCCTGCTGCCGCAAGCTTCGATCTGACCGTGGTCGATGAGCAGATCGTCCGCTTCATCACGGAGCTCCAACATGCTGAACGACCGGTCATTCTCGTCGGCGGCGGCGTGCGTCTCGCGAATGCCCAGGATGATGTACGCGCCTTGGGGCGGCGGCTGAACGTGCCCTGCTTTCCGACCTGGAACGCCTTGGACGTGATCAGCTCGGACTACGAAAATTACGGCGGACGGGTAGGAACCTACGGGGGAGCCGGCCGGAACTTCGGCATTCAGAACAGCGACTTGCTGCTGTCCATCGGCAGCCGTATCTCCGGCCGTATCACCGGTGGCAATGTCCAAAGCTTTGCGCGCCAGGCTAAGAAGTATCTCGTCGAAATCGACCCGGCGATGGTGCAGCGGAAGTTTCAGCAGGTGCCGTTCGATGTGAACATTCTCTGCGATGCAAAGGTGTTCACTCAGCGCCTGTTGATTGCCCTGGATCGCCGCAGCAAACCGCTGCCCGACTATTCGGGGTGGACAGAACGGGTGATGGAGTGGAAACGCCAATATGACCCGGTCCGGCCCGAGTTCTTCGACCAGCGCGAGCGGGTGCACCCCTATGCATTCATGCGCCGCCTTTCAGAAAAGATGGGCGCCACGGATATTCTGGTCGGGGACTGCGGCGGGAATATTGTCGTGAGTAACCATGCCTTTGAAACCAAATACGGGCAACGGAATCTCACGAACAACGGCAACTCGCCGATGGGGTTCTCCTTTGCCGGAGCGATGGGCGCCTGGTTTGCCGCGCCAAGCCGTCAAGTGGTCTGCACGATCGGGGACGGGGGCTTCAACATGAATCCCCAGGAACTGCAGACGTTCATCAACTACGGCGTGAAGGTGAAGACGTTCATCCTCAACAACCACATTTACGGCATCACCAAAGCCTATCAGGAAACGAACTTTCAAGGCCGCGCCGAGGCCTGTGGCCCGAAAGGGTACAACCCGCCGGACTTTCTCAAGATCGTGCAGGCCTACGGGATCAAGACCGTGGCCATTCGCAACCATGCCGAAATGGACGCCAAGATCGACGAGGTGCTCCGGTTCGACGGTCCCGTGGTCTGTGATGTGGATATGCATGAATTCCACACCTACGAGCCCAGGATCTTCGGATGGAAGACACCGATCGAGGACATGTATCCCTATCTGCCTCGTGAAGAATTCCGTGCCAACATGGTCATCGAGCCGGCGGAAGGGTGGATGAACCCGGAATACCCCGACGTGGTTTGCCGGAACGATCGGTCACAGCCGTAAGGGGTGGATCGTCACGGTGCGCCGGGTCTGTTGAGTCGATAGGTGGATCAGTGGTCGCTTCTGTGAGGTGATGTATGAACGTGTTGTTGCTGTATCCCACATGGACCGGGGCTTATGGACTCTTCGGCCACTTCGCCCGCCGCAATTCGACCTGGCCGCCGTTGAACCTCGCGCTGCTGGCCGCCATTGCCGAACGCCACGGGCACAACGTGACGATCCTCGACGGGGAATCCGAACAGGTTCCGTTGGACGAGATGGTCCAGCGAGCAGTCGCGATGAAGCCGGACCTCATCGGTTTTACGGCGACGAGCCCCTTTTTCCATCTCAGTAAAACCGTCGCGGAAGGCATCAAACGCCTGGCACCGGACATTCCCATCGCCGTGGGCGGCCCCCATATCACCATCATGAAGGAGCAGGCGCTGTTGAGCTGCTTCGACTATGCCTTCATCGGGGAGGCGGAGGAGTCCTGGCCGCAATTCCTGAACGCCTATGCACAGGGCAAGGAGCTGTCGGCGGTCGCCGGGATCATCTATCGGCGGAACGGTGAGGTCGTCTCGACCGGTCAGCCGGCCGACATCACGAATCTCGACGCCTTGCCGATTCCTGCACGGCATCGACTGCCGATGTCCCGATACAAGCTTGGCACACTGCGCGGCCGTCTCCCGTTCACCTCGATTCAGACCATGCGCGGCTGTCCCTGGAAATGCATCTTCTGCGCCTCCGAAGCGCTGAAGACCACCGAGATGCGCGTACGCTCGCCCCGATCGGTCGTGAATGAAATGAAGCAGGTCGTGGAGACATTCGGTACCCGGCATTTTTACATCGTCGACGATGTCATGACGCTCTGGAAGGACCACATTCTGGAGATCTGCGACTTGATCGACCGGGAGGGTTTGCAGATTACATTCGAAGGCAGCACCCGAGCGAATCTCGTCGAGGAAGATGTGATCGCCCGGTTGGTCAAGAGCGGCCTCATCCGTCTGTCGTTCGGACTCGAAACGGTCGATCCCGAAATACGCAGGACGATGAAAAAACAGGTTCCGCTGGAGCACTACGTGAAAGCGAACGGGATCTGCAACAAGTACGGTGTCGAGGCCTTGAACTCCGTGATGATCGGATTGCCGGGGGAAACCAGAGAAACGGTCCGGGCGACCTTGAAATTCCTGCGGCAGTCCAGGGAAGTCAAACAGGCGAACTTTGCCATCGCGGTGCCCTATCCCGGGACCGAGTTTCACAAACTGGCGATGAACGGCGAGAAAGGCGTGCGCTTGATGACGCAGGATTTCTCCGAATACCGGCGCTATGGATCGGCCGTCACCACGGTGGGAGAGCTGACCCCCAATGACCTGATCGACCTCCAGAACGAAGGATTTGTGAGCATCTACTCCGCCCCCTGGCGCTGGATACCCATGCTTCAAAAACACGGGGTCATCGGCGGCTCGCTCATGCTGGTCCGTGTGGCACGCCTCCTTTCCAAGAAGCTGTTCGCTGGTTCAGGGCGGGCCTCGCAAGAGCAGCTCATCAGCCTGGGAGACGGGGCCTTCGGTCGCATTCAGGAACCGGCCATGAGTGCGCAGCCCGTGGGAGTCGGCCCGACCGGCTCGAGCAGCGCGGCTCCGCTGTTGACCATTGCGTCCTCGTCGAGAGCGGCAGCGGCGCCCGCCGGACATTTCGGCCATCCCAGCAACCCCAACGGCTAGCGGCTGGAGCAGAAAGGCATCCGACGCATCATGACAGCACGTCCACCCAGGAGAATCCTTCTCTTGCAGTTGGAGTTTCCAACATGGAAGCAAGCTCGCGCCTGGACCTATCCGGCCTGTTTTGGCGTCGCGGAAGGCTTACGGGCGAGCGGTGTGGAATGTGTCACGCTTCCGCTGATTGCCGATGCGCCCTATTCCAGCAAGACCTGGCTCGCACACATGAAGCGAATGGTCGGCGGCCAGCGGTTCGACCAGGTGTGGGTCTGGCTGGTTCATGCGCCCCTCGATGAGGCTATTCTACAATGGCTGAGTGAGTTGGCGCCGATCCGTGTCGGCATCATCATGGAATCGTTGCAATACAGCGAAGAGGACTACGCCTGGGCCCCTCATCTGCGGGCGCGGCAGGGATTGGTTGAACAGCAGGTCCGTGCATTAACCCATGTGCTCGTGCCGGACGAATGCGACGTGGAGGCAACTACCGCACATACGGGGGTTCCCGCGCTGTGGTGGCCGCCGATGGTGCCAGAACGTGTTCTGAACACACCGTCCAATCCGGCCGTTCATCGGGCCGGCGTCTTCCACGGCGTCCCCTATGGTCCCCGTGAGCAGTGGCTCCATCATCCTGCACTAAAGTCTTGTCTCACCTTCGCCCGGCCGTCGGCTCCGACGATGTTTCAACAACTGTTCGATCGGCTCCAGCAGTCGGCCATCCAACGGTTGGCCACACCTGCGGGCATGCCTGCTGAAGCACTGGCGCACTATACGAAGATGTTGCAGGAGGTGCGCGAAGGCGAATTCCGGGAGTGGATGAACCAATTGCCGCAATGGGCCGCGATCGTCAACCTTCCTAGCCTGGCGAGATTCTTCGGTGGCCGTGTCTATGAAGGGATCGCCGCCGGCCGCCCGGTGGTGTCCTATGCCGTGCCCGAACATCCGATGAACAATGGTCTCTTTGTCGAAGGGGAGGAGATCCTTTATTTTTCCCCAAGTCGGCCGGAGTCGCTGGCCGAGGGCTTGGAGCCTCTGCTGGCTAATGACGCATTGGCAAAGCGACTGGCCCACAATGCGCAACGCAAATTGCGGGCCTATCACACCAGCGAGCGACGGCTGGCGGACACACTGAGATGGATCGAGTCGGGAACCAAACCGGTTTATGGGATACAGGAGGCCGGCGCCGCCTACGCGTGTTCCTCCGCGCAGACATCGTCAGGGCAGGCAGACATTCCCGACCACGTGGTTCAAGCGCTCAAACCGCACCGCATAGGAACCGCCGACTGCATCGACACGACCATCTTTATCCTCACGGTCGACGATCCGGCGTATCCCGCCTGCAAGGCGGCCGTGGATGCTCAGCAAGGCGGTCCATTCCATGTCGAGATCATCCGTAATGTCGCGCCGTTCAGCGCGGCGGCGCAACGCATGATCGCGGACTGTCGCACCGAGTTCTTCATCCAGGTCGATGAAGACATGATTTTGAACCCCGACGCGGCCTCCAGGATGGCCGGCATCATGCGGCGGGCGCCTGCCGATGTGGGCATGATCTGTTTTCATCTCTACGATGAGGATCGTGGCTGCCCGATTCAGGGTATCAAGATCTACCGCACGGCGGCCATGAAGCCCTTCGCCTTCCAGAATGTGAAGGCGAGTGAGATGAATTTGCTCGAACAGATGGGCGAGCGCGGCGTGCATTGGGTGCTGCATCCGGATGTCCTGGGCCGGCATGGGACCCTGTATACCCCGGAGACCATCTACCGTCGCTATAAGACGATGTATGAAAAAGACATCCGGCAGTGGAATACGCTGACTTCGGATATCCGCAGGAAGGCCGAGCAGTTTCGATCAACAGGGGATCTTCTTGCGCTATTTGCGCTGCTTGGCGCTGCCCATGGAATCATCGAAGGCCCTCGATCAGTCGATCGGGAAAAGGATGCGCGAGCCTATGTTCTGAAAGAGCTGGACGTCTTCTCCCGGCTGTTTCGTGACAATCCACCGGTGAGTCAGCCCTATGATTCGACCCGGATCGCAACTCCGGTGGCGAATACACCCCTGACACCTGCAGAGGTGCCTTGGGCGGCAGAGACAGTCGTCGAGAAAAAGCCGGAACATCGGACCATTCAGATCGTTGCCTCGAGGCCGCAGCCTCAGAGTCATATTGCCTCGCGAATCCTCATTGTCACACCCTATTTTTGGCCTTCCGTCGGCGGGGTGGAAAAAGTGGCCGAAAGCTTGGCCGTCGGCTTGCAGTCCCGAGGACATGCGGTCGAGGTGGCGACCTATACGCTCTCTGAGCGCAAGACGAACTCTCATCGTGGCATTCCCATCATCGACCTCACGTTTCCCAGCGACTTTGAAACCGCCAGCCCCTATTCCATGCTGGAAGTGAAACGGTTGCTTGAATCTGGGCAGTACGACGCCTGCATCCTGCTGGGCGCCCCGCTGCATCTGATGTTTTATGCGCCCCTTGCGATTCCGAAGGATTGTCCCACTCGATTCATCCTGCAACCCACGATCAACAAAGAAATCGATGAAGCCTTGCAGGGGAGCGAGCAGGGCCGGACCATGTTGTCGCAACTGGGGCAACGGGTGAACGCAGTCGTCACGTTCGGCGGAAACGGATACGACGAACGGTTCTTTCAGGAACGTCGGATTCCAACCTGCGTCATTCCGAACGGCACGGCGGCACTCGCGCCGAAAGATGATTTCAGGCAGCGCTACGGGGTCGCCCGCGACACCTTCCTGGTGATCCACCTCGCCAATCTCTACACGGTCAAAAATCATCCGGGGTTGCTCGATGCGCTGGATCATCTTCCGGAAGGGGTTCAGCTGGTCTTGATCGGAAATGACACGCATGAAACCGAGTATGTCGAGGACGTGAAGGCCCGCCTGGCGGCAAGACCCGATGTCCGGTTGCTTGCAGGCCTGGACGCTGCGGATGTGGCCTCGGCGCTGTCAGCGGCAGATCTCGTGGTGCTTGCGTCGCATGCGGAGGTCTCTCCGCTGTGTTTGTTGGAGGCCATGAGCGTCGGCCGGCCCTGGCTCGCCACGCCGGATTGTGGAACGGCGGCTGAACACGCAGGTGGATTGGTCCTGCCGCTGTCGCAATTCGCTTCGGCAGTACGGCTGCTGAAGAATCATCCGGAGTTCTGCGCGGAGCTCGGACGACTTGGAAGGGAGCATTGGGCGCAGTCGCATGACTGGACGACCGTATTGGCGGCCTGGGAAGCACTGATCGAAGGGCGACCGGCCTCCCATTCCTTTGCCACACCAGTCTCCATCGCCCAGCGGCGGGACGCGCTCCGTGAACGATTCCGTCGTCTGCTGGCGCAAGCAGAGACTTCCGAAGTATCGCCTGCTTCAAGGCGGCAGCTCGAAACGAAAGGGGTCGTGATGGTCGGGTTGAATCGTGCACCGTTGGCCTCGGCAGGCCTCCAGGCCTTACCGAATTCCGCGCCGACGCCTCAAGAGCAGAAGCAGCAGGATCAGTTTTACGTCGACATGTTCGTCAACAGTCGAGGCTGGTCGTCGGCTGCACCCAATCCGGACGAAGCCGCCCGCTGGAGCAAGATCGCCGCGTTTCTCGAATATCTGCTCCGCCGCGTACGTCAGGCAGACCCGGACCGGCAACTGCACATATTGGATGTCGGCTGCGGGCGTGGCTGGCTGACCAATTTGGCGACGGCGTATGGCACATGCGAAGGCATCGAACCGGTAGCCGGCGTCATCGAGCACGCGCGAA
Encoded here:
- a CDS encoding glycosyltransferase; this encodes MTARPPRRILLLQLEFPTWKQARAWTYPACFGVAEGLRASGVECVTLPLIADAPYSSKTWLAHMKRMVGGQRFDQVWVWLVHAPLDEAILQWLSELAPIRVGIIMESLQYSEEDYAWAPHLRARQGLVEQQVRALTHVLVPDECDVEATTAHTGVPALWWPPMVPERVLNTPSNPAVHRAGVFHGVPYGPREQWLHHPALKSCLTFARPSAPTMFQQLFDRLQQSAIQRLATPAGMPAEALAHYTKMLQEVREGEFREWMNQLPQWAAIVNLPSLARFFGGRVYEGIAAGRPVVSYAVPEHPMNNGLFVEGEEILYFSPSRPESLAEGLEPLLANDALAKRLAHNAQRKLRAYHTSERRLADTLRWIESGTKPVYGIQEAGAAYACSSAQTSSGQADIPDHVVQALKPHRIGTADCIDTTIFILTVDDPAYPACKAAVDAQQGGPFHVEIIRNVAPFSAAAQRMIADCRTEFFIQVDEDMILNPDAASRMAGIMRRAPADVGMICFHLYDEDRGCPIQGIKIYRTAAMKPFAFQNVKASEMNLLEQMGERGVHWVLHPDVLGRHGTLYTPETIYRRYKTMYEKDIRQWNTLTSDIRRKAEQFRSTGDLLALFALLGAAHGIIEGPRSVDREKDARAYVLKELDVFSRLFRDNPPVSQPYDSTRIATPVANTPLTPAEVPWAAETVVEKKPEHRTIQIVASRPQPQSHIASRILIVTPYFWPSVGGVEKVAESLAVGLQSRGHAVEVATYTLSERKTNSHRGIPIIDLTFPSDFETASPYSMLEVKRLLESGQYDACILLGAPLHLMFYAPLAIPKDCPTRFILQPTINKEIDEALQGSEQGRTMLSQLGQRVNAVVTFGGNGYDERFFQERRIPTCVIPNGTAALAPKDDFRQRYGVARDTFLVIHLANLYTVKNHPGLLDALDHLPEGVQLVLIGNDTHETEYVEDVKARLAARPDVRLLAGLDAADVASALSAADLVVLASHAEVSPLCLLEAMSVGRPWLATPDCGTAAEHAGGLVLPLSQFASAVRLLKNHPEFCAELGRLGREHWAQSHDWTTVLAAWEALIEGRPASHSFATPVSIAQRRDALRERFRRLLAQAETSEVSPASRRQLETKGVVMVGLNRAPLASAGLQALPNSAPTPQEQKQQDQFYVDMFVNSRGWSSAAPNPDEAARWSKIAAFLEYLLRRVRQADPDRQLHILDVGCGRGWLTNLATAYGTCEGIEPVAGVIEHARRLFPHLRFEAGTAQSVLTRPDFSPYDVILCSEVIEHIPHGRKEGFVAELATLLKPDGYVILTTPRGEMWEQWKTIAPPCQPVEDWVTEGQLRTIFTSQGFCELGLERVHVELPSLRYIPAPTPADFQKLSLVPIYQIWACQRQSGSPIPAFTRTPMVSVIVPTYNRPERLQVALSSVQAQTYQDFEIIVVNDGTLDVSEVVAPLNKDGRITTIRHDRNRGLAAARNTGLRAAKGTYIAYLDDDDTYLPDHLETLVTALRSGEHKVAYTDAWRIHEVRQGGEYVVTGRDVPYSHDFNCIDLLLCNYFPVLCVMHEKACLEQVGVFDESLFAHEDWDLWIRMATLYPFFHIKKTTAAFTWRRDGSSMTSSTSDTYRRTTEIIYRKYRPYAERIAGVLAAQQKKLDQMRAEARSKPFDCSIIIPVWNNLALTTQCLTALAEVTQGVSYEVIVVDNHSTDGTPAFLAGLGGDVKVITNDENLGFAKACNQGAQAAKGEYLVFLNNDTIPFAGWLSALVDEVKTHSDVAVVGSKLLYEDRTVQHAGVAFSREFLMPYHMYPGVPENAHCVSRRRELQSVTAACMLVRRQAFAQVGGFDEGFQNGFEDVDLCLKIGEKKWKIVYQPHSTLIHLESRTPGRKAHEEENTTRFRERWGKAWWITDEDRLHFDDGYSVHTRLNDGILGYTLYLITDPAVKAERALVADLQRATALKDQDRIVALLKRIDEWPADAWILRWGGILSESIGQPALALPFWRRVIQLKDDPQARLALAKEALETGAVNEADRHVTALLQADPSHGEGWLLRGIVAMQVNAYHDAEQAFERAKLSGADSRKASLGLVMAAMGANRPENAWSHAVALCANEPDDEECVHWMLKCGTSLQRWDDVASRLSSFVTRNPGNIAMRFALAGVLLRAGRRADAQREYDWLRAMAPTFEGMDELARQLAESERHLVPNHAA